The sequence below is a genomic window from Lolium perenne isolate Kyuss_39 chromosome 7, Kyuss_2.0, whole genome shotgun sequence.
CCCTTCCCTGGCTGACCGTGTTCGTATGCGAGCAGTATGTCACCCATGGCGCAATGGTACTATGTCACAGGCTCTTCCCCTCCCATTCCCGTGGCTCACCCTCCCCGATGGAACCTTCCTCAGCATCCCAGGTGGTGAGGTTCACCAAATTCCTGTTCCTGATGGTTCTTCTTGCCATGGCTCCATTGACAGCTCGCTATTCCTCATGAGCAGTGATGGTGCGTTTTCATTGCTGAACCCTTTCTCCAGGACCACATTTGAGCTTCCTAATCTAGTCACTGCTTGGCAGAGGGAGATAGATGACCATACAACCCATCTAGCTGATGTTCCAGTTTCCTATAAGTTGGTTGCACCCACGCCCCTGGGCTCATCACCCAAGTCCCTTGCTGCCGCGCTGATCATTGGCAGTGGGTATGCCGAAAATCTTTGTATCATCAAACCACAAGTTGCCACTTACCCATTCAGACTTTCAGCAGATCCATATCCTCTTGTGGACTTCGCGTTCTTCGATGGACGGCTGCACATGGTCTCTGAGTTTTTCAAGCTTTTCATCGTTGATTTATCTGAGAACCTTGAAAACAATCCAAACATCAGCTGCGCAATTGACTCTGTTGGTGATTTTCTTGGAGCTCCTCAATACTTGGACCCAAAGGGGGTTTATCAACTCAAGCAGTATCTAGTTGAAAGTGGTGGTAAATTGTTGATGGTGCAGCGCTTTATGAGCTCTAGTTTTAGGAATACTAATGTTCAGACTGTTGGATTTAAGGTCCTTGAGGCAGACATGCGCACCAACCCTGGTCAGTGGAGGATGGTGAGTGATTTGGGTGGCCATGCGCTCTTTCTTGGCAAGCAAAGCTCCAAGTCCCTGCCTGCTGGAGAAGGCTGTGGATCACACGAGGATTGCATCTACTTCATCTGCGACTACCCTTGCCCGGAGTCTTCCGCAAACCCTCTACGCGATTCTGGCATATACAGCATGAGAAATGGGACGATCAGGCCATTGTATTCAGGGACTCCAGCAGTACCGGAACGCCAAGCTGGCCAGT
It includes:
- the LOC127311291 gene encoding F-box protein At2g26160, whose translation is MATPLPTHNQVPIPFDASFAGDTEASAAGFPTVLPLPLVDQATTHSISCMTEAEQFVPWSELRPELVGLVLKRLPSLADRVRMRAVCHPWRNGTMSQALPLPFPWLTLPDGTFLSIPGGEVHQIPVPDGSSCHGSIDSSLFLMSSDGAFSLLNPFSRTTFELPNLVTAWQREIDDHTTHLADVPVSYKLVAPTPLGSSPKSLAAALIIGSGYAENLCIIKPQVATYPFRLSADPYPLVDFAFFDGRLHMVSEFFKLFIVDLSENLENNPNISCAIDSVGDFLGAPQYLDPKGVYQLKQYLVESGGKLLMVQRFMSSSFRNTNVQTVGFKVLEADMRTNPGQWRMVSDLGGHALFLGKQSSKSLPAGEGCGSHEDCIYFICDYPCPESSANPLRDSGIYSMRNGTIRPLYSGTPAVPERQAGQWGLTWFFPPEAV